The genomic window TCGGACGGTGCAGGTGGTCGAGCGCTGCGACGACGGTCTTCAGCTCCGGCATGAGGTTGGTGCCAGCGTAGAGAGCAGCATCGATATTGATCAAGTAAGCGTCGAACACGCGCCCAGGCGCCTCTGCCACCATCACCTCCAGGTTCGAAATGCGCGCAGAGATCTCCCCCTCGCCCGTGGAGTATTCGGCGGTTCCTGTCACTGCCTCATTCGAGGTGGCTTGCGTCTTGCGAATACGCTGGCGGAGCTTATCGACGTCGGGAATAAACGCCTTGGGGTTGATCTGCGCGATCTTGGGGACGAAACGCATTTTTCTCCTAGTGTGCGTGGTCGAATGGGATGCCTGATGCGTAAAGGCCGAAGTCATTTTCCGGAACCTGCCCCGGATCGGTGACGGTGTCGAGAATGCGGTTATCGGCGTCGACGAACACAACCTTCGGTGTAAAGCCCCGCGCCCGGTCGGTGTCCATCTGGGAGTAGCACATGATGATAACAAGGTGACCGACGCTGACAAGATGGGCTGCTGCTCCGTTGAGCTTCACCTCGCCCTTGCCACGCTCGCCGGGAATAACGTACGTGGTCAGGCGGGCGCCGTTCGTCACGTCCACGACGTCGACCTGCTCGCCCGGCAGAATGTCCGCGGCTTCCAGCAGGTCGTGATCGACCGTCACCGAGCCGACGTAGTTGACATCCGCGCCAGTGACCGTGGCGCGGTGGATCTTTCCTGAGAGCATCGTTCGCAACCTCACGCGAGGACCACCTCCATGTTGTCAATCAGGCGCGTAGAGCCCACATAGGCGGCCGCGACGAGCAGGCCTGCACCGTGTGCGTCGTCAGTGAGAGATTCGAACGTCGCCGGATTGACCAGGTGCAGGTAGTCCAGGCGCACGCCGTCGGCGTCTTCCAGCTTGGCGCGTGCGCTGCGCCGGACCTCGGCGGCACTCGCACCTGCGGCGGCGAGCTCGCGGCCGTGGGCAAGTGCGGCGGATATGGCGCGGGCCTGGGCGCGTTCGGCGTTGGACAGATAGGTGTTGCGTGAGGACATGGCCAGGCCGGATGCCTCACGTTTGATCGGCACCGCCCGCACGTCGATGCCCATGTTGAGATCCTCGACCATTGTGCGCACGAGCGCCAGTTGCTGGGCGTCCTTCTGCCCGAAGAACGTCATATCGGGGGTAACCAGGTTGAAGACCTTGTGGACAACCTGGAGCACGCCGGCGAAGTGGCCGGGGCGGGTGGCACCTTCCAGGATCGTTGCCACGGGCCCTGGATCGATACGCACGAGTGGTTCGCGCGGGTACATGTCCTCATCCGTGGGCAAGTAGGCCACGTCGACGCCCTCGCGCTCAAGGAGAGCCAAGTCCTCCTCTTCCGGGCGCGGGTAGGCGGCATAATCCTCGTTGGGGCCAAACTGCAGCGGATTGACGTACACCGAGGCCACCACCGTTTGCGCTGCTGCGCGCGCCGCTTTCAGCAGCTGTGCATGCCCATCGTGCAAAGCGCCCATAGTCATCACGAGGGCGCGAGTGCCACAGGTTTTCTCCAGGGCGCTCGCAAGTTCACTGCGTGTCCTACAAATCTCCACGGACTCTATCCTATCCGGCTACTCTTCAGCGGCGTACAGCGGCGATGATGGTATGCAACTCATTTGCCTGCGCCTCGTCGATGGTGCCGTTTGCCACAGCCCGCGTCACCAGCGTCGCCAGGAGCTGGCGGTGACTTTCGGCGACGTCGGCCAGCTGCGGAGATTCTGCAGCCAGCGTTTGGAGCGCCTCGAGGCGCTCGGCGCTTTCGCCAGGCTCCGGTGGGCAGTGACGCTGGCGAGCCAAGCCGTGTTCTAACCCGGCGCTCGCCCACGGCGCTAACAGGTACCCCGGCTCGCTCACACCGATTTCGGCCAACGCCCGACCAGCCTGGGACGCCGCGAGGCTGACGCCGTCTCGCGCATGTGCCAACGCGGCCGCATAAATCGGACGGTCTGCCGAGTTCACGACGACGCCCTCCGCACCCATCTCTGCAGCCAACGCCAACCCGATCGGCTGGATAGCATTGGCAGCCGAGACAACGACGCGGGCGCCGGCCAGCCGCGCTACGTCCATCGATGTGCCCGAAAAATCCATGACGGGGTGAAGCGCGAGGGTGAGTGCGCCAGCGGCCTGCGCGGGTGTCAGTATCTCGGTGCCGCTGCGCGGCGACGTATGTATGACGATCTGACCAGGTTGCCACAGCTCCAAACTGGCAAGCCCTTGGACGAGCGGTTCTATCTCGGCGTCGGGAAGTGCGAGGATGACGAGCTCGGAGCGCTCCACGATCGTCTCCACGTCAAGCGCCGGAACGCCGGGGAGCATGACCTCGAGGCGCTCACGGGAATCCGGCGATGGTGCGTGTGCCCCGATGACGGTGTGTCCAGCCGCGCGCAGGGCACTGCCCAGCGCCGTACCGACCCGGCCAGCGGAAATGATGCCGACGCCCATGCGTCCCGTTGAATTCTCCATCCCTTCATCCTAGCCGCCCGCTTCGCTACTGCCCGCTACGCCCTCGGCGTGATCCCGAAAAAGGCTCAAATACCAGCAATAATGTGTATGCAAGCCGCCCAGGTCTATTGCGTGGGCACGTGAAGGGTGAAAGACTAGAAAGCATGAAAAAACTAATCAATAACCCCAATGACGTGGTCACTGATTCCTTGGTCGGCATGGCCGCAGCCCATCCGGACCTCCTCGAGGTCAACGTTTCTCAGCACATCGTTTACCGCGCAGCCAAGAAGGATGGCAAGGTCGCCATCATTTCCGGCGGCGGTTCGGGCCACGAGCCCCTGCACGCCGGTTTCGTCGGCGAGGGTATGCTCGACGCCGCCTGCTGCGGCGAGGTATTCACCTCCCCGGTCCCGGACCAGATCATGGAGGCCACCAACAAGGTGGACTCCGGTGCCGGAGTCCTGCACATCGTGAAGAACTACACCGGCGACGTCATGAATTTTGAGATGGCCGCCGAGATGGCCGCCGACATGGAGGGAACCCAGGTCAAGGCCGTTATCGTCGAGGACGACGTCGCCGTTCAAGACTCCCTGTACACCGCGGGCCGCCGCGGCGTGGGCGGCACGGTTTTCGTAGAGAAAATCGCCGGCGCGTTGGCCGAGGAAGGAGCCGATCTCGACGCCGTCGCGGCAGTCGCGCAGCAGGTTGCGGATCGCACGCGCAGCTTCGGTCTGGCGCTCACGTCCTGCACGGTTCCCGCCGCAGGCAAGCCCACCTTCGAGCTGGGTGAGGATGAGATCGAGCTCGGCATCGGTATCCACGGCGAGCCGGGCCGCGAGCGCCGTCCCCTCCAGGAAGCGCACGAGCTCGCCAAGGAGCTGGTCACGCCCATTTTGGCGGACATGGACTTCACGGGTGCGCCCGTTATCGCCATGCTCGGCGGCATGGGCGGCACTCCCCTCTCGGAGCTCTACCTCATGTACGGCGAGGTGGCCAAGCTGCTCGAGCACGCCGGCGTGGAGGTCGCCCGCGTGCTCGTGGGTGACTACGTGACCTCCCTGGAGATGGCCGGTTGCGCACTTTCGCTGTTGAAGGCCGACGACGAGCTCCTCCGTCTGTGGGATGCGCCCGTGCTTACCACCGGACTAAGGTGGGGCAAGTGATAGCTGATCTTCAACCTTTCCTTTCCTGGATGGCCGCTTTCAAGGCCAAGATAGACGAGCATGCCAGCGAGCTGACGGATCTCGACCGCCAGATCGGCGACGCCGACCACGGCTCGAACATGGCACGTGGAGTGCAGGCGATCTCGGAGATTGACCCCGGCACAGTCGCTGATCCGGGTGCCTACTTGAAGAAGGCCGGCATGGCTTTGGTCTCGAAAGTAGGTGGGGCGTCTGGGCCGCTGTATGGCACCTTGCTGATGAAGATGGGTGCAGCGCTGCCAGCGGGCGAGCTGACGCGCGACGACTTCCTGGGTGCTCTGCGTACGGGTGTCGAGGGGCTGCAGGCTCGCGGTAAGGCCGAGGTGGGTGACAAGACCATGCTGGATGTCTGGTTTCCCGCGCTCGACGCTGCCGACGCCGCTGAGGGGTCACTGACCGCAGCTCTTAAAGCAGCTACCGAGGCTGCCCGCGCGGGCGCCGAGGCCACCATCCCGATGGTCGCACGCAAGGGACGCGCCTCTTACCTGGGAGAACGTTCGAAAGGCGTGAAGGACCCAGGCTCGGCTTCCTCCGTCCTCCTCATCGAAGCAGCGCTGGAGGCATTTGGTGAGTAACGTCGGCCTCGTTGCCGTATCTCATTCAGCACCGCTGGCGGCTGCAGCACGCGACCTAGCCCTCGACATGGGCCGAGACGCCGTGATTGTGGCCGCCGGCGGAGTTGACGGCGAATTTGGCACCAGCGCGGAGCTCATTGCGGCGGCTATCGAAGAAGCGGACTGCGGCGCGGGCGTCGTCGTACTTGTCGACCTCGGTTCCGCAGTGATGTCTACGGAAATGGCTCTTGAGTTCGTCGACCCCGAGCTGGCCGAGCGCACAGTCGTTGTGCCTGCCCCGCTCGTGGAAGGTCTGGTGGTGGCCGCCGTCGCTGCGAGTGCGGGGATGGAGCGTGCCGAGGTGGCCCGCGAAGCGATGGGCGCGCTGGCCGCGAAGCAGAACGATATTCCCTATGAGGCAGCCAGCGGTACGGACAACGCACCGGGCGGTGAGGCTCTGCGCCCCGCGGATGGCGAACCCGACACCCGCGAGTGGCTTGCGCGGCGCTACGTCGTAGATGATCCTGCCGGACTGCACGCGCGCCCGGCAGGCGCACTCGTCAGTGCCGTCGCACCATTTGCTGCCGAAGTCCAGGTTTCGCACGTAGCCTCTGGTCGTGGACCCGTCTTGGCTCGCTCGATGACGCAGCTGATTTCGCTCGGTGTGCAGGAAAACGACGAGATCCTCGTACAAGCTACTGGGCCAGACGCGCAAGCGGCCTTGGACGCCGTCGAGAAACTGGCGCAACGCGGCTGGCTCGCCGATGGTGAGCCCAAGCCTGAGTCAACTATTCCAGCGCACATGCGGCAGGCCAGATCCGGGATGGAAATCGCGGTGGGACCTGCGCTGGTATGGCGGGTCGAGCCCCACAAAGAGGCCCGGCTGACCGCTGAGAATCAGATGGAAGCCTACGTCGCGGCGTGTGAGACAGTGCGCTCGTATCTGTCCTCACTCGGTGACGATCCAATTTTGTCCCTTCAAGTAGGCCTGCTCGACGATCCGCTGTATGCCTCGCGCATCAGTGCAGGGATCGAGGACGGTAAAGCGGCGGAGCTTGCGGTACGTGGTGCCACGGAAGCCACGGTAGCCGACTTCGAGAGTCTGCCCACCGAGTACCTCCGATCGCGCTCGGAGGACGTTAAGGCTCTGGGTGATCTACTCGTTCAGGCGCTCCAAGGCATTCCGCTCGGCGGGCTCGCCACCGCCATTTTAGAGTTCGGCACAAACCCGATCGTCGTTCTCGATTCTCTCACGCCAGCACTGGCCTCCGAGATCGACGCTAACCAGGTGATGGGCATTTTGACCGCCACCGGCTCGCCAACCGGACACGGCGCCCTCATCGCCTCCGCCAAGGGAATTCCCGTCATCACCGGGAAAGACATCGCGCGCGAGGTGCGCCAAGGCCAGGAAATCGCCCTGGAGCCGCACTCGGGGATGGTGACGGTAGAGCCCACACGCGCTCAGCTGAGCGAGTTACTCCGCGCCTCCAAAGAGCAGGCCCGGCTAGACGAGATCGCCCGCGCGCATGCCCACGAACCCGCGATGTTTGCTGGCAGGCAGATCTTTGTCCGCGCGAACGTGGCCATGCCCGACGATGCCGTACTGGGGGCGAAGAACGGCGCCGATGGCTCGGGGCTTGTGCGCACCGAAGTGCTCTTCGCCGACTGGGATCATGCCCCCACCATCGAGGAACAGGCGGAGGTCTTTACTCAGATAGCGCAGGCGCTCGGCGTCGACCAGCCGATCACAATCCGCACCTGGGATGTGGGCGCCGACAAGCCGGTGTCTTTCTTTGAAAGCCCGCACGAAGATAACCCTTTCCTCGGCGTGCGCGGGATTCGCCTCATGCGCCGCTTCCCGCAGGCACTCATTGACCAGTTCCGCGCAATCATCCGCGTTGC from Trueperella pyogenes includes these protein-coding regions:
- the panD gene encoding aspartate 1-decarboxylase, whose protein sequence is MLSGKIHRATVTGADVNYVGSVTVDHDLLEAADILPGEQVDVVDVTNGARLTTYVIPGERGKGEVKLNGAAAHLVSVGHLVIIMCYSQMDTDRARGFTPKVVFVDADNRILDTVTDPGQVPENDFGLYASGIPFDHAH
- the dhaK gene encoding dihydroxyacetone kinase subunit DhaK, whose amino-acid sequence is MKKLINNPNDVVTDSLVGMAAAHPDLLEVNVSQHIVYRAAKKDGKVAIISGGGSGHEPLHAGFVGEGMLDAACCGEVFTSPVPDQIMEATNKVDSGAGVLHIVKNYTGDVMNFEMAAEMAADMEGTQVKAVIVEDDVAVQDSLYTAGRRGVGGTVFVEKIAGALAEEGADLDAVAAVAQQVADRTRSFGLALTSCTVPAAGKPTFELGEDEIELGIGIHGEPGRERRPLQEAHELAKELVTPILADMDFTGAPVIAMLGGMGGTPLSELYLMYGEVAKLLEHAGVEVARVLVGDYVTSLEMAGCALSLLKADDELLRLWDAPVLTTGLRWGK
- the dhaL gene encoding dihydroxyacetone kinase subunit DhaL; amino-acid sequence: MIADLQPFLSWMAAFKAKIDEHASELTDLDRQIGDADHGSNMARGVQAISEIDPGTVADPGAYLKKAGMALVSKVGGASGPLYGTLLMKMGAALPAGELTRDDFLGALRTGVEGLQARGKAEVGDKTMLDVWFPALDAADAAEGSLTAALKAATEAARAGAEATIPMVARKGRASYLGERSKGVKDPGSASSVLLIEAALEAFGE
- the dhaM gene encoding dihydroxyacetone kinase phosphoryl donor subunit DhaM encodes the protein MSNVGLVAVSHSAPLAAAARDLALDMGRDAVIVAAGGVDGEFGTSAELIAAAIEEADCGAGVVVLVDLGSAVMSTEMALEFVDPELAERTVVVPAPLVEGLVVAAVAASAGMERAEVAREAMGALAAKQNDIPYEAASGTDNAPGGEALRPADGEPDTREWLARRYVVDDPAGLHARPAGALVSAVAPFAAEVQVSHVASGRGPVLARSMTQLISLGVQENDEILVQATGPDAQAALDAVEKLAQRGWLADGEPKPESTIPAHMRQARSGMEIAVGPALVWRVEPHKEARLTAENQMEAYVAACETVRSYLSSLGDDPILSLQVGLLDDPLYASRISAGIEDGKAAELAVRGATEATVADFESLPTEYLRSRSEDVKALGDLLVQALQGIPLGGLATAILEFGTNPIVVLDSLTPALASEIDANQVMGILTATGSPTGHGALIASAKGIPVITGKDIAREVRQGQEIALEPHSGMVTVEPTRAQLSELLRASKEQARLDEIARAHAHEPAMFAGRQIFVRANVAMPDDAVLGAKNGADGSGLVRTEVLFADWDHAPTIEEQAEVFTQIAQALGVDQPITIRTWDVGADKPVSFFESPHEDNPFLGVRGIRLMRRFPQALIDQFRAIIRVAQHAYVRVMIPMVTTVSEITWARELFNTAVEAEGRPERLPQFGMMLETPAAMLNVKAFDEKVDFFSVGTNDLIQYMAAADRGNADVATVSEEIIPLIVDLITDTARVLESPLGICGDLASSEEHVAQLMRAGVASLSVRPGLVPRIKQAIRNIS
- the panC gene encoding pantoate--beta-alanine ligase, whose protein sequence is MEICRTRSELASALEKTCGTRALVMTMGALHDGHAQLLKAARAAAQTVVASVYVNPLQFGPNEDYAAYPRPEEEDLALLEREGVDVAYLPTDEDMYPREPLVRIDPGPVATILEGATRPGHFAGVLQVVHKVFNLVTPDMTFFGQKDAQQLALVRTMVEDLNMGIDVRAVPIKREASGLAMSSRNTYLSNAERAQARAISAALAHGRELAAAGASAAEVRRSARAKLEDADGVRLDYLHLVNPATFESLTDDAHGAGLLVAAAYVGSTRLIDNMEVVLA
- a CDS encoding Rossmann-like and DUF2520 domain-containing protein, with translation MENSTGRMGVGIISAGRVGTALGSALRAAGHTVIGAHAPSPDSRERLEVMLPGVPALDVETIVERSELVILALPDAEIEPLVQGLASLELWQPGQIVIHTSPRSGTEILTPAQAAGALTLALHPVMDFSGTSMDVARLAGARVVVSAANAIQPIGLALAAEMGAEGVVVNSADRPIYAAALAHARDGVSLAASQAGRALAEIGVSEPGYLLAPWASAGLEHGLARQRHCPPEPGESAERLEALQTLAAESPQLADVAESHRQLLATLVTRAVANGTIDEAQANELHTIIAAVRR